Below is a genomic region from Methanobacterium sp..
ATATTCTCTTAAATCAATCATCAATTCTTTAATATTATTTTCAGTATAAGTGCCATTTAATAAAGAATCATATATCTCTTTAACTGATGATTTGAATCTACGCAATAAAATGTTATGAAATGGCCTTTCGATCTCCCTTACTCTCAATAAACCTTCCGAATCACGATAAGTTTCAATAAGTTGTGTATAAAATGAATCATCAAATATTATTCCATCACGATTATCTATTTTTGACACTACGACAGGAAAACCAAAAAATAATTTCCCCTTAGTTGAATTCAGCTTATATTTTATCGTTTCTTCTATAATAGATTCATTTAACTTACAGTATAATCGATATTTACCTTCGTGTGAGTAAAAAAATAGTATTCCTTGACCTAAATTTTTCTTAAATATAATTATTGTATCCTGTAGAAGTGACATTATTGTTAAAGCAATATCATCTTTTTGTTCATGAAATATTTGATATATTGCATTAGTATCAAACTTAGAGTTGAATTTGAGTAGATATAATGCAACCATCGCAGCCATACCCCATACAAAAGAATCAGCATCCATATATGATTCGATCCTCCAATCAGGAGTAGAATTTAATTCTTCATTTTCAAAAATAGTATTAAGTTTAGTTATAAAGGCACCAGCATGTTTTTCAACAATTCCCCATTCTCTCTTTGAATGATGAATTAAATCACATATTTCTATAAAATTTTCAATTGGCTTAAAAAATTTTGGAGGTCCATCTCTTAATTCTTTTTTATAACCCTTGGAGAATTCTCTTAAATCAACCATTACCATCTTGATATTCCTTTCATCAAAGGTACCATTATTAATAGTCTCTAAATTTGATTCAATAGAATACAAGACTTTCTTTGATAGCAACATTAAATCCCTCTAATTAATAAAGTGAATTTAGTCAAAAAAATATGTAAGTCAATCATTAATATAAAACTTAAGTTTTTGAAGTATACTATCTATTATAATTCCCTAAATTAGTACCAAATTATAGACATTACTTTTCGCTTGCTCTTGCACTACTTAATAAAACCATAAAAACCAGAATAATAAAATACATGGCTGATAAAACATATTACAGATATAATAAGGTTATTTCACCTGAAACTAGATATATACATTTAATGGAAGCAGTTCAAGAAGCAGAATTAAACTTTTTATTGGCTAGTTTGAAAGGAGAAACTTTTCATATCTCTGGTAAAGGTCAGTCTAGAATTTCAAGTAAAAAATGGAAAAGTTAGATAATATTACCATTTCCATCCTTGATAAATCATAAACTCAGTAAGATCCATGTATTGGACATTTACTTGTTTACAAACATAGGGAATACTATCTTCACTATTAGGTCTATGTTCATCAGTTAAGACTATACATCCAGTACTCAATCCAAATGCAATTAAGTAAGGATCTGCAAAAAAAGGTTTAGTCTCCCCCTTTTTATGAAATTTATCAAATTCTTCAAGTTTTCCAAGACAACTGATTTCATCATCATCTAACTCAACGAAAAAGCCTATTTTCTCATCAATTTTATCCCAATATTCGTAAATGGGACCATTTGAATTGTTTAATTCTTCTTGGACTTCTTTTAAAGAGAATATGGTTCTATTATAAACCAGTTTATGAATATTATCCCATAATGAAGGAAAAACTTCTTTAGAATATTTATCAATGTTAATCAAACAATTTGTATCAATTACAAATCGTTCTGTGAGACTTTTCATCAATGTTCCTCTAATATATATTGTTAATAAGTTTTCCAACGTCTGTTACTGGTAAATCAAGATATCTAGAAAATGTTACCGGACTAATTATATTATTTTCATATGCCGAAACAATTAGTCGGGAATAGGCTTTTCCATCATATTTAACTTTTTTATTGACTGGAGACATGGATCCTTCTCGCTTTTTATTTTTACTTTTTTTCTTTTTTTTCTCTTGTTTTTCCTCATCGTCGACTTCTAATGCGTTATACAAGGATATAAATTGTTCTTCGCGTGTTTTTTTTAAAGAATGTAATCTTAATAAAATAGTCTGTTTACTCACACCGTAAATGTTAGATAGAAAACCTAATTGTCTTGATGTCCATTCAAGTGATTTGTTTTTCTTTACTTTTTCTTCTTCTTTTAAAAATTTTAAAGGAACTAAGAATTCTGCAGCTACTTTATTGCAGAATGCTTCTTTTTTATTGCGTTTATCAAGATCGCAAATTGCACTTTCTCCAAGCATTAAATGAGTTAATTCATGGAATAATGTAAAAATCCTTCTATTTTGAGTATCTTTACCATTAAGTAAGATAATCGGGTATTTGGATTTGTATAATGATAGTCCACTAATTTCTGTTCTTTTAATATTTTCTGTTTCAAAAATTAGTATGCCTAATTCAGCGACTGATTCTTTCCACTCATCTAAAAAACGAGAATGAGCTTGATCCCTTTCACCATTGCTTAATTTGATTATCCAAGATTTTTGTGTTTCAATACTAACTCCTAAAATTTCTCTTATTTTAGCAGCGAAAACTTTATAATTCTTATTTTCAAATTTATATCTTGAAAAAGAAGGAATAATCATACCCATATCTTTATGAACTTCAATGGCAGCATAACGTCGATATTTAGCTTTACGAATCTCTAATCTTAATTCTGGACTCGCATTGAAATTATCTTCCTGAGTAGTTCTGTAATCAATTAAATCATCACTCTCTTTTTCGGGAGGTTTAGACCTAAAAAAGAATACAGAAGGCCGTTTATATTTATTAGCTAATTTTCTTAGTTCTGGCCAAGTAGGTTTATCATCCCCAGATTCCCATAAACTTACTTTGTCTAAGTATTGAGGTAAATCATCGAGTTCAAAGCCAGCGTCTTCGCGAGCCCAAATCAGAATCTCTGGATTAACTTTGACTTTATATGATGTCATACTTTCACCGAACTATTTTATAATTATATATTTTTCTGTTATTTTGATTAATTAAATCTTATTGTTTATTATAATAAAGTACATTATTTCAATTTATATAATTTTCATTCAGTTGCATTCAAAACCTGTAAAAAAGTATTGACTTTAGATTAATATTCTTATAATGGAATTACATTTTAGTCTTATTTTTTTAGTACCGATACTGTTAACTTAATGAGCATTTTATATAGTAAATTATGATCTTTGTATCATCGTTTTGTAAAGATCCATTTGTGGATCTGCAAAAAAAGTATTAATTATTTTGAGTCCTGGACAAAAGGGGATACTGTCCAGGAAACTTAATGTTAATGGTCCAATTAATACTAGTTTTTATGTTTATATATACTTTTCATTTTCATGAATAGATGCAGCTGCATAATTGTGACTTATTATTTTCAAAAATTCCGAATATGATATTTAAAATTAAATTTATTAATATAAAGCTTCCACAAAAACAGGGAAGCTCATACAGATAGTTTTGCGATTTACCCCGAAGAAACATTTAAAAATTACACAATAGAACATATGCGGCTTTTAAATCCAAGTAGCGTGAAAATTATAAAAATAGACTATACAAACCAGGGATTTGATGAAAAATATAACAAAACAAAAATACAGCTTAAAATCTCTGCATCAGCACCTTCTGTTACAGATATTAGCGATAGAAACGTTTTAGGAGACCGTGTGAATTTTTACGTGCGAAAAAGTATATGTGGATCATTTAGCGCGGCTAATCAAACTAATGACCTGTTTAATCCTGCTTTTTCAAATCGATACGTAATTACAACTACAGATGTTATATGGATATGATTTAGTATGTATTTAACCTAAATAATCATCGAATTGAGCGTGTATGCCAAAATTATTCCAATAGCTCCAAAAATTATACCTATAAACCATACAATTGCAACTACATTCTTTTCAGGCATTGGCCTCCTTAAAACAGACCTTATGAGGGAGTTAAAACCGCCATCAGGAGCTACCAGTTTTCCATCATCCCCTACTTCAGTTGGAGCATGGTGATGTCTTTCAACAACCCCTGCGCTGTAAAATTTGAGTGCTGCATCGATTATATTCGGGAGAAGTACAATAAGGGCTATGATTTTTACACGTCCTATAAACGCCACGAGTACAATACATGCACCTATAATAAGGGTCCCCACATCTCCTGGAAAAACACGTGAAGGGTGCCTGTTATAGAATAAAAATGCAAGAAGAGCCCCTAACATAGCCATAGTTATTATAGCAACGTTATATTTGCCCATTATAATAACAGAAATGGTAAGAGAGATCATTGCTATTGCACCAAGCCCTGATTCAACTCCATTTAGTCCAGCCAGCATATTTGTTAAATTAGCACCAATAGAAACTGCTATAGGCATAGATAACATGTAAATGATTCCCACATTAGGAGGGGCAATCCACATGATCGGTAGTCCGGCAAGCCAGAGTAAAATCAATTTTTCTTTGGATGATAAAACTACAAGGTCATCAACCATACCCACAAGACCTACCAAAAGAATTACAATTAATGTTATTAAAAATTGATAATGATAAGCTGGATATAGCCAAATTCCAACAAACATTGCAATTACAAAACCAAATAAGATACCAATACCACCCATCTCTGCCACAATAGGCTTCGTAGGTTTATGAATATCCTTACCAACTATTTCTGCATCTTTTAACTTGTTTATTAATCTAGGCATAGTTAAAAAAGTTATTAAAAATGCAACTAAGCCGCAAATACC
It encodes:
- a CDS encoding DUF4411 family protein — its product is MKSLTERFVIDTNCLINIDKYSKEVFPSLWDNIHKLVYNRTIFSLKEVQEELNNSNGPIYEYWDKIDEKIGFFVELDDDEISCLGKLEEFDKFHKKGETKPFFADPYLIAFGLSTGCIVLTDEHRPNSEDSIPYVCKQVNVQYMDLTEFMIYQGWKW
- a CDS encoding ImmA/IrrE family metallo-endopeptidase, giving the protein MTSYKVKVNPEILIWAREDAGFELDDLPQYLDKVSLWESGDDKPTWPELRKLANKYKRPSVFFFRSKPPEKESDDLIDYRTTQEDNFNASPELRLEIRKAKYRRYAAIEVHKDMGMIIPSFSRYKFENKNYKVFAAKIREILGVSIETQKSWIIKLSNGERDQAHSRFLDEWKESVAELGILIFETENIKRTEISGLSLYKSKYPIILLNGKDTQNRRIFTLFHELTHLMLGESAICDLDKRNKKEAFCNKVAAEFLVPLKFLKEEEKVKKNKSLEWTSRQLGFLSNIYGVSKQTILLRLHSLKKTREEQFISLYNALEVDDEEKQEKKKKKSKNKKREGSMSPVNKKVKYDGKAYSRLIVSAYENNIISPVTFSRYLDLPVTDVGKLINNIY
- a CDS encoding glycosyltransferase 4 family protein, translated to MFFGDYQMLLLISGICGLVAFLITFLTMPRLINKLKDAEIVGKDIHKPTKPIVAEMGGIGILFGFVIAMFVGIWLYPAYHYQFLITLIVILLVGLVGMVDDLVVLSSKEKLILLWLAGLPIMWIAPPNVGIIYMLSMPIAVSIGANLTNMLAGLNGVESGLGAIAMISLTISVIIMGKYNVAIITMAMLGALLAFLFYNRHPSRVFPGDVGTLIIGACIVLVAFIGRVKIIALIVLLPNIIDAALKFYSAGVVERHHHAPTEVGDDGKLVAPDGGFNSLIRSVLRRPMPEKNVVAIVWFIGIIFGAIGIILAYTLNSMII